In one Mycobacteroides chelonae genomic region, the following are encoded:
- the hemQ gene encoding hydrogen peroxide-dependent heme synthase, producing the protein MASLDFDTLNSTIRYLMFSVFQVREGGLGEDRDGAADEVATLIKRHEDDGVVVRGIYDVAGLRADADFMIWSHAESIEKLQALYSDFRRTTALGRASTPVWSNAALHRPAEFNKSHIPAFLAGEEPGAYICVYPFVRSYDWYLLPDEERRKMLADHGIAARAYKDVRANTVPAFALGDYEWLLAFEAPELYRIVDLMRDLRATEARLHVREETPFFTGPRVSAEELVARLP; encoded by the coding sequence ATGGCTAGCCTCGATTTCGACACCCTCAACTCGACCATTCGCTACCTGATGTTCTCGGTGTTCCAGGTGCGCGAAGGAGGGTTGGGCGAGGACCGCGACGGTGCCGCCGACGAGGTGGCCACCCTGATCAAACGGCATGAGGACGATGGTGTCGTGGTTCGCGGCATCTACGACGTGGCAGGCCTGCGCGCCGACGCCGACTTCATGATCTGGTCGCACGCCGAGTCCATCGAGAAGCTGCAGGCGCTGTACAGCGATTTCCGTCGCACCACCGCCCTGGGCCGGGCCAGCACCCCGGTATGGAGCAATGCGGCCCTGCACCGGCCGGCCGAGTTCAACAAGAGCCACATCCCGGCGTTTCTCGCGGGGGAGGAGCCCGGCGCCTACATCTGCGTGTATCCCTTTGTGCGGTCCTACGATTGGTACCTGCTGCCCGATGAGGAGCGGCGCAAGATGCTCGCCGATCACGGTATCGCCGCGCGTGCTTACAAGGATGTGCGTGCCAACACCGTGCCCGCCTTCGCGCTCGGCGACTACGAGTGGCTGCTGGCCTTCGAGGCACCCGAGCTGTATCGCATCGTCGACCTGATGCGCGATTTGCGTGCCACCGAGGCCCGGTTGCACGTGCGCGAGGAGACGCCGTTCTTTACCGGCCCGCGGGTCTCTGCCGAGGAACTCGTCGCCCGGCTTCCCTAG
- a CDS encoding alpha/beta hydrolase, with protein MRARLTGAMAVAVILAGCAPGPSAGPHFAMDEGHGNVGPATTAPPDGPPSIDKPKVDLSWQDCTREVLGSANITTSPTFTLECAEYKAPLDPINGAPGSVTLGAVRAKTSQTPADAGPLVFTTGSDLPSSVQLATWLNGPGAQVLRQRPVVAVDRRGIGRSDAITCRDTWDLRDMRDLAQNRGGDDPVASLGKIVETATTNCTDTISPGDSAYNDAHAAEDLEALRAQWDVPNLALLGIGSGARVALAYAGSHPNKVARLMLDSPVAADITAEAAAEQRLKGQQSAFDAFAAQCVANNCPLGPDPAGAVGDLLNRAQNGGLPWSRATVVRAITTALAYPVGDGTAVVQNLANALNAARGPDSGALTPLVDRANALRDSDGQFVNSCSDSLARPTPDRVRELVVAWGKQYPLFGRTSALELVNCLQWPSGSKPNPPQDLKINVLILGGQHDPISGSEGVSATAAVIINAKAASKRVMWQGIGHGAIVYTGCAQPPALAYLNDGKLPETDTFCPA; from the coding sequence ATGCGTGCACGGCTGACGGGGGCGATGGCGGTTGCCGTGATACTGGCTGGGTGTGCTCCCGGCCCCTCGGCGGGACCGCATTTCGCCATGGACGAGGGCCACGGAAATGTCGGCCCCGCCACCACAGCACCGCCGGACGGCCCGCCGTCCATCGACAAACCGAAGGTCGACCTGTCCTGGCAGGACTGCACCCGTGAGGTGCTCGGCAGCGCCAACATCACCACGTCGCCGACATTCACGCTCGAATGCGCCGAGTACAAGGCCCCGCTGGATCCGATCAACGGCGCACCGGGCAGCGTGACCCTGGGCGCGGTGCGTGCCAAGACCTCGCAGACACCTGCCGACGCGGGCCCGCTGGTGTTCACCACCGGCTCGGATCTCCCCTCCTCGGTGCAGCTGGCGACATGGCTCAACGGGCCCGGCGCACAGGTGCTCAGGCAACGTCCCGTCGTCGCGGTCGATCGCCGCGGTATCGGACGATCCGATGCCATCACGTGCCGTGACACCTGGGATCTGCGGGATATGCGGGACTTGGCGCAAAACCGTGGCGGAGACGATCCGGTAGCGAGCCTGGGCAAGATCGTCGAGACCGCGACCACCAACTGCACCGACACCATCTCCCCCGGCGACTCCGCCTACAACGACGCGCACGCCGCAGAAGACCTGGAGGCGCTCCGCGCCCAATGGGATGTGCCCAACCTGGCGCTCCTCGGCATCGGCAGCGGTGCCCGAGTCGCACTGGCGTACGCGGGATCCCATCCCAACAAGGTCGCCCGGCTGATGCTCGACTCGCCGGTGGCCGCCGACATCACCGCCGAGGCCGCCGCCGAGCAGCGACTCAAGGGCCAGCAATCCGCATTCGACGCATTCGCGGCCCAGTGTGTGGCGAACAACTGCCCACTGGGACCCGATCCCGCGGGTGCCGTCGGCGACCTGCTGAACCGCGCTCAGAACGGCGGACTGCCGTGGTCGCGGGCGACGGTTGTCAGGGCGATCACCACCGCGCTGGCATATCCGGTCGGCGACGGCACCGCCGTCGTGCAGAACCTCGCGAATGCGCTGAACGCGGCGCGCGGTCCCGATAGCGGCGCGCTCACCCCGCTGGTGGACCGGGCCAACGCGCTGCGCGATTCCGACGGACAGTTCGTGAACTCGTGCAGTGACTCGCTGGCACGGCCCACCCCCGACCGGGTACGCGAGCTGGTGGTGGCCTGGGGCAAGCAGTACCCGCTGTTCGGGCGCACGTCCGCCCTAGAACTGGTGAACTGCCTGCAATGGCCCAGCGGATCCAAGCCGAACCCTCCACAGGACCTGAAAATCAACGTGCTCATCCTGGGCGGACAACACGACCCGATCTCCGGTAGCGAGGGCGTCTCGGCGACCGCCGCGGTGATCATCAACGCCAAGGCGGCCAGCAAGCGCGTCATGTGGCAGGGCATCGGCCACGGCGCGATTGTCTACACCGGATGCGCGCAGCCACCCGCCCTGGCATATCTCAACGACGGAAAGCTCCCCGAGACCGACACGTTCTGCCCGGCCTAG
- a CDS encoding protoporphyrinogen oxidase: MARSSSSSIAVVGGGISGLTAAYRLRCELGDGPRITVYDPAEQLGGILRTITLGEHRVDIGAEAFITRRPEVLDLLDELGLADRKIDTTGARPLIYAGGSLHPLPARTVNGIPASGSSVVGLVDEETVARIDSEPERDMHWTVGADPTVADLVSLRFGPQVVARLVDPLLGGVYAGSAATTGLRTAAPGIARALDEGAGSLLVAARQALPPISATGIFGAIDGGYTVLVEELWRRARAEHRRLAVTGIARDGESWAVTGDGASEHADVVVVAVPAPRAADILDAVAPESAEAARAVSVASSVVVALTLPGDAPIPANSGVLVASGEALHTKALTFSTGKWGMRGRSTQVVRLSYGRFGDTVARATSDEQLLHWAVTDLETVLGASVTPIDTALARWIDAMPQYGPGHADVADAIRGGLPPGIAVAGSYLDGIGVPACVSSASRAAQDSVARWGHG; this comes from the coding sequence GTGGCACGGTCGTCCTCATCCTCCATTGCCGTTGTGGGGGGCGGTATTTCGGGGTTGACGGCGGCATATCGGCTGCGGTGCGAACTCGGCGATGGTCCGCGCATCACCGTGTACGACCCCGCCGAGCAGCTTGGTGGAATTCTTCGCACCATCACCCTGGGTGAGCATCGAGTCGACATCGGCGCCGAGGCATTCATCACCCGGCGCCCCGAGGTACTGGATCTCCTGGATGAACTGGGACTGGCCGACCGCAAGATCGATACCACCGGTGCGCGGCCGCTCATCTACGCCGGCGGCAGTCTGCACCCGCTGCCCGCGCGAACAGTGAACGGCATCCCGGCCTCGGGGTCTTCGGTGGTGGGCCTCGTCGACGAGGAGACCGTGGCGCGCATCGACAGCGAGCCTGAGCGCGATATGCACTGGACCGTGGGCGCCGATCCCACCGTTGCCGACCTGGTCTCGCTGCGATTCGGGCCGCAGGTGGTCGCGCGGCTCGTCGACCCCCTGCTCGGTGGGGTGTACGCGGGTTCGGCCGCGACGACCGGCCTGCGGACCGCCGCGCCCGGGATAGCCCGGGCCCTCGACGAGGGGGCCGGCAGCCTGCTGGTCGCCGCCCGGCAAGCATTGCCGCCGATATCGGCCACCGGCATCTTCGGTGCCATCGACGGCGGCTACACGGTGCTGGTGGAAGAACTGTGGCGCCGCGCCCGCGCCGAACACCGGCGGCTCGCGGTGACTGGCATCGCGCGTGACGGTGAGAGTTGGGCGGTCACCGGCGACGGCGCATCTGAGCACGCGGACGTGGTCGTTGTCGCGGTCCCCGCGCCTCGCGCCGCGGATATCCTCGATGCGGTGGCACCCGAATCGGCGGAGGCTGCGCGCGCCGTCTCGGTGGCGTCCTCGGTGGTCGTGGCACTGACGTTGCCCGGCGACGCCCCCATTCCGGCCAACTCCGGCGTGCTCGTCGCATCCGGAGAAGCCTTACACACCAAGGCCTTGACGTTCTCGACCGGCAAGTGGGGGATGCGCGGACGAAGCACCCAGGTGGTGCGTTTGTCCTACGGGCGTTTTGGCGACACCGTGGCGCGAGCCACCAGCGACGAGCAGCTGCTGCACTGGGCCGTCACCGACCTCGAAACCGTGCTGGGCGCGTCGGTGACGCCCATCGATACGGCGCTGGCCCGCTGGATCGACGCCATGCCGCAGTACGGACCCGGCCACGCTGACGTCGCCGACGCCATCCGCGGCGGGTTGCCGCCGGGGATCGCCGTGGCTGGCTCGTACCTGGACGGAATTGGAGTACCGGCTTGTGTGTCCTCCGCCTCTCGAGCGGCACAGGACAGCGTGGCACGATGGGGGCATGGCTAG
- the msrB gene encoding peptide-methionine (R)-S-oxide reductase MsrB, with amino-acid sequence MNLTDEQWRERLTPDEFAVLRRAGTERPFVGEYTDTKTEGVYACRACGAELFRSTEKFESHCGWPSFFDPANSDAVILKPDKSLGMRRVEVLCANCHSHLGHVFEGEGYPTPTDQRYCINSISLRLQPAET; translated from the coding sequence GTGAATCTGACCGACGAACAGTGGCGGGAGCGACTGACTCCTGACGAGTTCGCGGTGCTGCGCCGGGCCGGCACCGAACGCCCTTTCGTCGGTGAGTACACCGACACCAAGACCGAGGGCGTGTACGCCTGCCGAGCATGCGGGGCCGAACTGTTCCGCAGCACCGAGAAGTTCGAATCCCATTGCGGCTGGCCGTCGTTCTTCGACCCGGCCAACTCGGATGCGGTGATCCTGAAGCCGGACAAGTCGCTGGGCATGCGCCGGGTCGAGGTGCTGTGCGCCAACTGCCACAGCCACCTAGGGCACGTGTTCGAGGGCGAGGGCTATCCCACGCCTACCGATCAGCGCTACTGCATTAACTCGATCTCTCTGCGCCTGCAGCCCGCCGAAACCTAG
- a CDS encoding glycosyltransferase family 87 protein has translation MVSVDTFISGFKNSLKPPTAPPSVATILRSVLWPVAIMSIIHRAYVLGTNGYITDDFGPVYRAVIAFKRHQPVYNENFSYVDPHYIYPPGGTLLLSPFGYLPVDASRYWFISINAVAIVIAAYFLLRLFNFTLTSVAAPALLLAMFCTESVTNTLVFTNINGVMLLLEVLFFRWLLNGNAKSDWLAGVAIGLTLVIKPLLLPLLLLPLLNRQWRVFVAAFGIPAFFNAVAMFGPHKVRIVDGWDYLRRTVKYLGETRDYFNSSIAGNAVYYGLPAPLTAVLRIAFLLIALASVWLLYKYYRRRDPRFWALTTGGVVLTASFLLLGLGQGYYSMALFPFVMTIVLPNSVLRNWPAWLAIYGFFSMDRWLLVHWPTTGRALEYLKITYGWCLLLIVVMMVLVLRYRDAKAAGTLDSGLDPDWMGAAIGTKESADDDDIERPEGESDRRTVAGATDS, from the coding sequence GTGGTGTCAGTCGATACGTTCATTTCGGGCTTCAAGAACTCGTTGAAACCTCCGACCGCACCGCCATCGGTCGCGACGATCCTGCGGTCGGTGCTGTGGCCCGTCGCGATCATGTCGATCATTCACCGCGCCTACGTGCTGGGCACCAACGGCTACATCACCGACGACTTCGGGCCGGTGTACCGGGCCGTCATCGCCTTCAAACGGCACCAGCCGGTGTACAACGAGAACTTCAGCTACGTCGATCCGCATTACATCTATCCGCCCGGCGGCACGCTGCTGCTCTCCCCGTTCGGGTATCTGCCCGTTGACGCGTCGCGGTACTGGTTCATCAGCATCAACGCCGTCGCCATCGTGATCGCGGCCTACTTCCTGCTGCGGCTGTTCAACTTCACACTGACCTCGGTCGCCGCGCCCGCGCTGCTGCTGGCCATGTTCTGCACCGAGAGTGTCACCAACACACTGGTTTTCACCAACATCAACGGTGTGATGCTGCTGCTCGAGGTGCTGTTCTTCCGCTGGCTGCTCAATGGGAACGCGAAGTCCGATTGGCTGGCCGGTGTCGCGATCGGGCTGACACTGGTGATCAAACCGCTGCTGTTACCGCTGTTGTTGTTGCCGCTACTCAACCGGCAGTGGCGGGTGTTCGTCGCCGCTTTCGGCATCCCCGCGTTCTTCAACGCGGTCGCGATGTTCGGCCCGCACAAGGTCAGGATCGTCGACGGCTGGGACTACTTGCGGCGCACCGTGAAATACCTGGGCGAAACCCGCGATTACTTCAACAGCTCCATCGCCGGAAACGCCGTGTACTACGGGCTTCCCGCACCATTGACCGCCGTGCTGCGCATCGCGTTCCTACTGATCGCCCTGGCGAGTGTGTGGCTCCTCTACAAGTACTACCGCCGCCGCGACCCCCGGTTCTGGGCGCTGACCACCGGTGGTGTGGTGCTGACGGCCTCGTTCCTGCTGCTGGGGCTGGGACAGGGCTACTACTCGATGGCGCTGTTCCCGTTCGTGATGACGATCGTGCTGCCCAATTCGGTGTTGCGGAATTGGCCGGCCTGGCTGGCGATCTACGGGTTCTTCTCCATGGACCGCTGGCTGCTGGTGCATTGGCCCACCACGGGTCGCGCCCTGGAGTATCTGAAGATCACCTACGGATGGTGCCTGCTGCTCATCGTCGTGATGATGGTGCTGGTGCTTCGGTATCGGGATGCCAAGGCCGCTGGCACACTGGATAGCGGGCTAGATCCAGACTGGATGGGCGCGGCGATAGGCACTAAGGAGTCAGCGGACGATGACGACATCGAACGACCCGAAGGTGAATCTGACCGACGAACAGTGGCGGGAGCGACTGACTCCTGA
- a CDS encoding GNAT family N-acetyltransferase codes for MPIQVSTATAADSAEVAAVAARTFPLACPPSSTPEDIAAFIAANLSTSNFDEYIREHRVLAARENGVIVGYAMLVEGVAEDPDVQRAVTLRPAMQLSKMYVLPEFHQAGVAGALMDAALAEAAARGATGVWLGVNQENERAQRFYAKHGFNRSGTKTFQVGERLENDYVMQRVIENSVAAPR; via the coding sequence ATGCCGATTCAGGTCAGCACCGCGACGGCTGCCGACAGCGCAGAAGTCGCGGCCGTCGCCGCCCGCACCTTCCCACTCGCATGTCCACCCTCCTCAACGCCGGAGGACATCGCGGCATTCATCGCCGCCAACCTCAGCACGAGCAACTTCGACGAGTACATCCGAGAGCACCGGGTACTGGCAGCACGTGAGAACGGCGTCATCGTCGGGTACGCGATGCTCGTGGAAGGCGTCGCCGAGGATCCCGACGTGCAGCGGGCCGTCACCCTGCGGCCCGCGATGCAGCTCTCCAAGATGTATGTGCTGCCCGAATTCCATCAGGCAGGGGTGGCGGGCGCGCTGATGGACGCGGCCCTTGCCGAAGCCGCCGCGCGCGGCGCGACGGGAGTCTGGCTGGGCGTCAACCAGGAAAATGAACGCGCACAGCGCTTTTACGCCAAGCACGGCTTCAACCGCAGCGGTACCAAAACATTCCAGGTGGGCGAGCGTCTGGAGAACGACTACGTGATGCAGCGGGTCATAGAGAACTCGGTAGCGGCGCCGCGCTGA
- a CDS encoding FkbM family methyltransferase, giving the protein MTRRVTAFGEIRDAVVGQGLRTLARTTPWVETELVGIAQVVKPGDVCLDVGAAAGFYTAELARLVGADGLVYSLEPLRFAHATSSAALGLRSAQNVRRHAVALGTNPGEQVMSVPLRNGKPITGRSFVDAGADGLGSNAEFDEHIRVVVDTETFDGFCDRLSIKRIDFVKIDVEGAELDVLVSGEKTLERTRPAMMLEVEDRHMERFGRTAEDIVAWFTARDYRMSVWSADSWRPVDKVTETFRNYLFQPR; this is encoded by the coding sequence ATGACGCGGCGCGTGACGGCCTTCGGCGAGATTCGTGACGCCGTGGTGGGGCAGGGCCTGCGCACACTCGCCCGCACCACACCCTGGGTGGAAACCGAGCTGGTGGGTATCGCGCAGGTGGTCAAGCCCGGGGATGTGTGCCTGGACGTGGGTGCGGCTGCCGGTTTCTATACGGCGGAGCTGGCGCGTCTGGTGGGTGCCGACGGTCTGGTGTACAGCCTGGAGCCGCTGCGGTTTGCCCACGCCACCTCGTCGGCGGCCCTGGGTCTGCGCAGTGCGCAGAACGTGCGCCGGCACGCCGTGGCGCTGGGTACCAATCCTGGTGAACAGGTCATGAGCGTTCCGCTGCGCAACGGCAAGCCCATTACTGGCCGGTCCTTTGTCGATGCCGGGGCCGACGGGCTGGGCTCAAACGCCGAGTTCGATGAGCACATCCGGGTGGTTGTCGACACCGAGACGTTCGACGGGTTCTGTGACCGGCTGAGCATCAAGCGGATCGATTTCGTGAAGATCGATGTCGAGGGCGCCGAACTCGACGTTCTGGTCAGCGGCGAGAAGACCCTTGAGCGCACCCGACCGGCAATGATGCTGGAGGTCGAAGATCGCCACATGGAGCGGTTCGGGCGCACCGCCGAGGACATTGTCGCGTGGTTCACGGCGCGGGATTACCGGATGTCGGTGTGGAGCGCCGACTCCTGGCGGCCCGTGGACAAGGTCACTGAGACCTTCCGGAATTACCTGTTCCAGCCCCGCTGA
- the zapE gene encoding cell division protein ZapE: MIAQLVPPPTFTSVSFDSYRPDPNEPTQAAAVESCRAFAQEATTRRAGKKKLFGKREVLPGVGIYLDGGFGVGKTHLLASIYHTVPGPKAFASFGELTQVAGVFGFLECIELLSDYTVVCIDEFELDDPGNTTLVSRLLSELVARGVSIAATSNTLPEQLGEGRFAAQDFLREINTLSAIFNTVRVEGPDYRHRDLPPAPEPHTDDELRGLAASIDGATFDQFDDLCRHLASMHPSRYLTLIEGVTAVFIAGVEQVHDQAVALRIVALTDRLYDAGIPVEASGAKLDTIFDDEMVAGGFRKKYLRATSRLLALSAAPLPSSL; the protein is encoded by the coding sequence CTGATTGCCCAGCTGGTGCCGCCTCCGACGTTCACTTCGGTGAGTTTCGACTCGTACCGGCCCGACCCCAACGAGCCGACGCAGGCCGCGGCGGTGGAATCGTGCCGCGCTTTCGCTCAGGAGGCGACGACCCGCCGTGCGGGTAAGAAGAAGCTGTTCGGCAAGCGCGAGGTACTGCCCGGGGTCGGGATCTATCTCGACGGCGGGTTCGGTGTCGGTAAGACGCACCTTTTGGCGTCGATCTATCACACCGTTCCCGGCCCCAAGGCGTTCGCGAGCTTCGGAGAATTGACGCAGGTAGCAGGAGTCTTCGGCTTCCTGGAGTGCATCGAGCTGCTGTCGGACTACACGGTGGTGTGCATCGACGAGTTCGAGCTGGATGACCCGGGCAACACCACGCTGGTGTCGCGGCTGCTCTCGGAGCTGGTGGCGCGCGGAGTGTCGATTGCCGCGACCTCCAACACGCTGCCCGAGCAGCTCGGTGAGGGTCGCTTCGCGGCACAGGACTTCCTGCGCGAGATCAACACGCTGTCGGCGATCTTCAACACCGTGCGGGTCGAGGGGCCCGATTACCGGCACCGCGACCTACCACCGGCTCCCGAGCCGCACACCGATGACGAGCTTCGTGGGCTGGCGGCATCTATTGATGGCGCTACCTTCGACCAGTTCGACGATCTATGCCGGCACTTGGCGAGCATGCATCCGTCGCGGTATCTGACGCTGATCGAAGGGGTGACAGCGGTGTTCATCGCGGGCGTGGAGCAGGTGCACGATCAGGCGGTGGCGCTGCGGATCGTTGCCCTGACGGATCGCCTGTACGACGCGGGCATCCCGGTCGAGGCCTCGGGGGCGAAGCTGGACACGATCTTCGATGACGAGATGGTGGCCGGCGGTTTCCGCAAGAAATACTTGCGCGCCACCTCACGGCTACTGGCGCTCAGCGCGGCGCCGCTACCGAGTTCTCTATGA
- a CDS encoding pyrimidine reductase family protein: MADSDGEEAIRGPAGIQLTQLTTGTPEDPSELANLYDYPNGNALCVRANMIGSLDGAATVTGLSGGLGGDGDRAVFAAMRANADVILVGAGTVRAERYHGAHLPVGLRQRRQARGQGEVPVIAVVTGSGTVDPSTPLFTESEVAPIVVTTAAGAANVASRVSDAQVLVAEHAGKVDLRAALAELHRRGLSRVLCEGGPSLLGTLLAADLVDELCLTVAPTTVGGGGARIVSSPTEVLTSWRRVLLLADADGYLFTRHVRA, translated from the coding sequence GTGGCCGACAGTGACGGTGAAGAGGCGATTCGGGGCCCAGCTGGGATACAGCTCACACAGCTGACCACCGGTACACCCGAGGATCCCAGCGAGCTGGCCAACCTGTACGACTACCCCAACGGCAATGCACTTTGCGTGCGCGCCAACATGATTGGCAGCCTGGACGGCGCGGCGACGGTGACCGGATTGTCCGGTGGACTTGGCGGCGACGGCGATCGCGCGGTGTTCGCGGCCATGCGCGCCAACGCCGATGTGATTCTCGTCGGGGCGGGCACCGTGCGGGCCGAGCGCTATCACGGCGCGCATCTGCCGGTCGGGCTGCGCCAGCGCCGCCAGGCCCGTGGACAGGGTGAGGTTCCGGTGATTGCCGTGGTCACGGGGTCGGGAACGGTAGACCCAAGCACTCCCCTGTTCACCGAGTCGGAGGTCGCGCCCATCGTGGTGACCACAGCGGCCGGGGCAGCGAACGTCGCCTCCCGCGTGTCCGATGCACAGGTCCTCGTCGCCGAGCATGCCGGGAAGGTCGATCTGCGCGCCGCGTTGGCAGAGCTGCACCGTCGCGGTCTGTCCCGGGTGCTGTGTGAGGGCGGCCCGTCATTGCTCGGCACCCTGCTCGCGGCCGATCTCGTCGACGAGCTGTGCCTGACGGTGGCGCCCACCACGGTCGGCGGCGGTGGGGCCCGGATCGTGTCCAGCCCCACCGAAGTACTCACGTCATGGCGGCGGGTGTTGCTGCTCGCGGATGCGGACGGCTACCTCTTCACGCGGCACGTCCGGGCTTGA